In the Gossypium raimondii isolate GPD5lz chromosome 9, ASM2569854v1, whole genome shotgun sequence genome, one interval contains:
- the LOC105800635 gene encoding cyanate hydratase has product MDSQSKHTISSRLQAVKQKSGKSYNQIAEETGLTNVYVAQLLKRQAQLKTETAPKLRAALPELPEELLHEMMKPPLRSYDPNLIQEPTVYRLNEAVMHFGESIKEIINEEFGDGIMSAIDFYCSVDKVKGVDGKDRVVVTFDGKYLPYSEQKSEHMVSRLRLQ; this is encoded by the exons ATGGACAGCCAAAGTAAACACACTATCAGCAGCCGCCTGCAAGCCGTAAAGCAAAAATCTGGCAAATCCTACAATCAAATAGCCGAAGAAACCGGCTTAACCAACGTTTACGTGGCTCAGCTCCTCAAACGCCAGGCTCAGCTCAAGACTGAAACCGCTCCTAAGCTAAGGGCAGCCTTGCCCGAATTGCCTGAGGAGCTTCTCCATGAGATGATGAAACCACCGTTACGGTCCTATGATCCGAACCTTATCCAAGAACCCACTGTTTACAG GTTGAATGAGGCAGTGATGCATTTTGGTGAGAGCATAAAGGAGATTATCAATGAAGAGTTTGGTGATGGGAT CATGTCAGCTATAGACTTCTACTGCTCTGTTGACAAAGTTAAAGGCGTGGACGGGAAAGACCGTGTTGTCGTCACATTTGATGGAAAGTACTTGCCGTACAGTGAACAG AAATCTGAGCATATGGTTTCAAGATTAAGGCTGCAATGA
- the LOC105800636 gene encoding glycine-rich cell wall structural protein, producing MASFAQRVVLFSLLCFNVFVVNVVAKNVVNTDEKYFLTKGGGFGGGGGFGGGGGLGGGFGGGVGGGAGGGGGLGGGGGAGGGLGGGGGAGGGLGGGGGAGGGLGGGIGKGGGLGGGIGKGGGLGGGIGKGGGLGGGIGKGGGLGGGIGKGGGLGGGHGGGIGKGGGIGKGGGLGGGIGKGGGPGGGIGKGGGIGKGGGLGGGIGKGGGLGGGIGKGGGLGGGIGKGGGLGGGIGKGGGLGGGHGGGLGGGIGKGGGLGGGTGKGGGIGGGSGFGKGGGFGGGVGGGAGGGFGGGAGGGGGFGGGAGGGAGGGFGGGGGAGGGGGFGGGAGGGFGGGAGGGGGIGHH from the coding sequence atggcaAGCTTTGCTCAGAGAGTTGTCTTGTTTTCTTTGctttgttttaatgtgtttgtGGTGAATGTAGTTGCTAAGAATGTGGTAAATACGGATGAGAAGTACTTTTTGACTAAGGGAGGTGGGTTTGGTGGTGGGGGTGGTTTTGGTGGAGGTGGAGGTCTTGGAGGTGGTTTTGGTGGTGGTGTTGGAGGTGGAgctggtggtggtggtggacttggaggtggaggtggagcTGGTGGAGGGCTTGGTGGTGGAGGTGGAGCAGGTGGAGGGCTTGGTGGTGGAGGTGGAGCAGGTGGTGGACTTGGTGGTGGCATTGGAAAGGGTGGTGGACTTGGTGGTGGCATTGGAAAGGGTGGTGGACTTGGTGGTGGCATTGGCAAGGGTGGTGGACTTGGTGGTGGGATTGGAAAAGGTGGAGGCCTTGGCGGTGGGATTGGCAAGGGAGGTGGACTTGGAGGAGGACATGGTGGTGGAATAGGAAAAGGAGGTGGAATTGGAAAGGGTGGTGGACTTGGAGGTGGTATTGGCAAAGGAGGAGGCCCTGGTGGTGGAATAGGAAAAGGAGGTGGAATTGGAAAGGGTGGTGGACTTGGAGGTGGTATTGGCAAAGGAGGAGGCCTTGGAGGTGGAATTGGAAAGGGTGGTGGACTTGGAGGTGGTATTGGCAAAGGAGGAGGCCTTGGAGGTGGAATTGGAAAGGGTGGTGGACTTGGAGGAGGACATGGTGGTGGACTTGGAGGCGGTATTGGCAAAGGAGGAGGCCTTGGAGGTGGAACTGGAAAGGGTGGTGGCATTGGCGGTGGCAGCGGCTTTGGTAAAGGTGGTGGTTTCGGTGGCGGTGTTGGAGGTGGTGCTGGTGGAGGATTCGGAGGTGGTGCTGGTGGCGGTGGAGGATTCGGAGGTGGTGCTGGAGGTGGAGCCGGTGGTGGATttggaggtggaggtggagcTGGAGGTGGAGGTGGATTTGGCGGTGGTGCAGGAGGTGGTTTTGGCGGAGGGGCTGGTGGAGGTGGTGGAATTGGACACCACTAA